TCGTCGTGATCGATCCGCATCCGGTAGAAGATCGTGCCGCGATCGAACCCGTAGCCGGCCAGCCGTTGCTCGCGGGCCTTGTCGGCCTGGTAGTTGACGATGTCGACCTGCACGGCCGAGTGCCCGTGCTCCGCGGCGAGCTCGGCCGCGCGGCGTTCGACCTGATCGAGGAGAAAGCGCTCCACGACGGGGTCGGTGGTGACGACATCGAGGTCGAGTAGGTGATGATCGCCCTTGCCGAAGATCAAGCCGTACCCGACCAGCTTGCCGTCGTCGAACACCAGCCAGCCGTCGGTCGTGGGGTCGAAGCCGGGCTCGGAGATCTCGTCCTGCGCGTCGTCCAGGGTGTAGTCGGCGAAGCCGACCACCGAGGTGTTGTAGCCGGACACCAGTTCGAGGACTGCCTGCGCGTCCTCCAGCGTCGGCGGGCGGACGGTGTACGACGAGGGCAGTACGGCGGTCATTCCCACATAGTGATGAACGACCGCCGTACTGTCCACGTCATTAAAGGGGCATTAGCAGGCCTTGTCCCACTCCAGCTCACACGTGGTCTGAGCGGTCTTCAAGGTGGACACAGCCGCAGGCGGCGCCGTGTCGGACCAGGACGCGAGCGTGATGCCGACGGCGTCCTCGATCGACCGCGGGCTGACCAAGTAGTTGTTGCTGATCATCGAGAACACCAGCTTGCGGCCGTCCTTGTTCGTCACGTAGCCGGACAGCGAGGTGACGCCGGTGAGCGAGCCGGTCTTGCCGTGCAGGTTGTTGGCAGCCGGGGTGTTCTGCATCCGGCTGCGCAGCGTGCCGCCGACGAACCGTTCCGGGTTGCCCGCGATCGGCAGGGCGTCGTACCACTGCTTCCACCAGGACTCTTTCTGCGCGCCGATCAGTACGTCGGTGATCGAGTCCGCGGTCACGTTCACCTTGCGGGACAGGCCGGAGCCGTCGGAGAGCCGGATGCGGCTGGTGTCGACGCCGATGCTCTGGGCGTAGTCGGTGACCACGCCCAACCCGGCCGGCCAGCTGCCGTCCGCGTCGACGACCGCGCCCATCGCCTTGACGAGCGTCTCGGCGTGCATGTTGTTCGAGAGCTTCAGGAACGGCGTCATCAGCTCGCCGACCGTCATCGACTCGTCCCGCGCCAGGCGCGTCGCGCTTGTCGGGGTTGCCGCGTTCTTGATCCGGCCGCTGACCGAGATGCCCTGCGCGGACAACGCGCGCCGGAACACGTCGGCGGCGTACAGTTCCGGCTCCCAGACGGTCACCCACTCCTGGCCGGTCGCAGCGCCCAGCGGTACTGAGCCGGTGACCCGGACGACATTGGTGCCGTGGTCACGCTCGATGCTCAGCGTGTTCGACGAGCCCGCTGCGCCGGTCGTCGCCGTGTTGACCAGCTTGATCACACCGTTCGCCGGGACCAGAGCGAGCTTGACCGGCGCACCCGCCTTCGCACCGGGCAGGCTCTCGACGATCGCCGTACCGGAGTCGTAGTCGGT
This Kribbella sp. NBC_00482 DNA region includes the following protein-coding sequences:
- the dacB gene encoding D-alanyl-D-alanine carboxypeptidase/D-alanyl-D-alanine endopeptidase; the protein is MSRLPRGMVAAVAAVAAAVGGVVTQSVAAPTAVQATALQQRLDGLLNDSRYDGSQVALVVRDATTGETLYDRNGAQRMLPASNTKLFSSTAAMHVLGPSYRFHTDVLAGAPVRGGQLLGNLYLKGYGDPTALESDYAALAKQLKAAGVRRVHGDLIADDTYFDHVRLGDSWAWDDEPFYYNAQISALTLAPDTDYDSGTAIVESLPGAKAGAPVKLALVPANGVIKLVNTATTGAAGSSNTLSIERDHGTNVVRVTGSVPLGAATGQEWVTVWEPELYAADVFRRALSAQGISVSGRIKNAATPTSATRLARDESMTVGELMTPFLKLSNNMHAETLVKAMGAVVDADGSWPAGLGVVTDYAQSIGVDTSRIRLSDGSGLSRKVNVTADSITDVLIGAQKESWWKQWYDALPIAGNPERFVGGTLRSRMQNTPAANNLHGKTGSLTGVTSLSGYVTNKDGRKLVFSMISNNYLVSPRSIEDAVGITLASWSDTAPPAAVSTLKTAQTTCELEWDKAC